From the genome of Methylocystis bryophila, one region includes:
- the alaS gene encoding alanine--tRNA ligase: protein MTMSLVNHITVNHIRKLFLDYFARFDHEIAPSSPLVPHNDPTLMFTNAGMVQFKSVFTGVERRARPRAATAQKCVRAGGKHNDLDNVGYTARHLTFFEMLGNFSFGDYFKEGAIELAWGLVSKELALDKSRLLVTVYHDDDAAFDLWKKIAGFSEDRIIRIPTHDNFWSMGETGPCGPCSEIFYDQGEKFAGGPPGSPDEDGDRFIEFWNLVFMQYDQVTPEQRIALPRPSIDTGMGLERMAALMQGVGSVFETDLFVALIEAVAELTHVSPTGPQAASHRVIADHLRTSSFLVADGVTPSNEGRGYVLRRIMRRAMRHAQMLGAAEPLMWRLVPALVEEMGHAYPELQRAESLISDTLLTEETRFRTTLARGLAILDEETASLASGDRLPGETAFKLYDTYGFPLDLTEDALRPRGIGVEKEGFDTAMARQRAEARKAWAGSGETATEAVWFALKERVGATEFLGYDAEKSEGAVTALLKNGVETFSLKKGERGAVILNQTPFYGESGGQVGDTGELKGPGLLFRVEATHKKLGDLIVHEGVLEEAGEAGLAEGVTLVLEVDHERRRATRANHSATHILHEALRRVLGDHVQQKGSLVAPDRLRFDFTHPKPMAPEEIAEVERLANEIVQDNASVDTRLMAQEEAIASGARALFGEKYGDEVRVVAMGRKEATSGHAFSIELCGGTHVRRTGDIGLLSIVSEGAVASGVRRIEARTAEGARVGLVAQSKALAEIASLMRAPTEEAPARLAALLDDRKRLERELADAKRKLAMGGGDGEASQPITEVAGIKLFSRAVTGVESKDLKGLVDEAKKSIGSGVVAIANSAPDGKVGVVVGVTDDLTGRFSAVDFVRLAAEKLGGKGGGGRPDLAQAGGPDASAIDAALAAIGEALRAKAAQ from the coding sequence ATGACGATGAGCTTGGTCAATCACATAACGGTTAATCACATCAGGAAGCTCTTCCTGGATTATTTCGCGCGTTTCGACCACGAGATCGCGCCTTCCTCGCCGTTGGTGCCGCATAACGACCCGACCTTGATGTTCACCAACGCCGGCATGGTGCAGTTCAAGAGCGTCTTTACCGGCGTCGAGAGGCGCGCCCGGCCGCGCGCGGCGACCGCGCAGAAGTGCGTGCGGGCCGGGGGCAAGCACAACGACCTCGACAACGTCGGCTATACCGCGCGGCATCTGACCTTCTTCGAGATGCTCGGCAACTTCTCCTTCGGCGACTATTTCAAGGAGGGCGCGATCGAGCTCGCCTGGGGTTTGGTCTCCAAGGAGCTTGCGCTCGACAAAAGCCGTCTGCTCGTGACCGTCTATCACGATGACGATGCAGCTTTCGATTTGTGGAAAAAGATCGCGGGCTTTTCCGAAGACCGGATCATCCGCATCCCGACGCACGACAATTTTTGGAGCATGGGCGAGACCGGCCCCTGCGGCCCGTGCTCGGAGATCTTTTACGATCAGGGTGAGAAATTCGCCGGCGGCCCGCCCGGGAGTCCCGACGAGGACGGTGACCGGTTCATCGAGTTCTGGAACCTGGTCTTCATGCAATATGATCAGGTCACGCCGGAGCAGCGCATCGCCTTGCCGCGCCCGTCGATCGACACGGGCATGGGGCTCGAGCGCATGGCGGCGCTCATGCAAGGCGTCGGCTCCGTATTCGAGACGGATCTCTTCGTGGCGCTCATCGAGGCCGTCGCAGAGCTCACGCATGTTTCGCCGACCGGTCCGCAAGCCGCGAGCCACCGCGTGATTGCCGACCATCTCCGCACCTCCTCCTTTCTCGTCGCCGACGGCGTGACGCCTTCGAACGAAGGACGCGGTTACGTTTTGCGTCGCATCATGCGCCGCGCCATGCGTCATGCCCAAATGCTCGGGGCGGCGGAGCCGCTGATGTGGCGGCTCGTGCCGGCGCTCGTCGAGGAAATGGGCCACGCCTATCCCGAACTGCAGCGGGCGGAGTCGCTCATCAGCGACACGCTGCTGACCGAGGAGACGCGCTTCCGCACGACGCTTGCTCGCGGATTGGCGATCCTGGACGAAGAAACGGCGTCGCTCGCTTCCGGCGATCGGCTGCCCGGCGAGACAGCGTTCAAGCTTTACGACACCTACGGCTTTCCGCTCGATCTGACGGAGGACGCGCTGCGGCCTCGCGGCATCGGCGTCGAGAAGGAAGGCTTCGACACGGCCATGGCGCGCCAGCGCGCTGAGGCGCGCAAGGCCTGGGCCGGCAGCGGCGAGACGGCGACAGAGGCCGTGTGGTTCGCGCTCAAGGAGCGCGTCGGCGCGACGGAATTTCTCGGTTACGATGCGGAGAAGAGCGAGGGCGCGGTGACGGCCCTCTTGAAGAACGGTGTCGAGACCTTCTCGCTGAAAAAGGGAGAACGGGGCGCCGTCATCCTCAACCAAACGCCATTTTACGGCGAGTCGGGCGGCCAGGTCGGCGACACCGGCGAGCTCAAAGGGCCGGGACTGCTGTTTCGCGTCGAGGCGACGCACAAGAAGCTCGGCGATCTGATCGTCCACGAGGGCGTGCTCGAGGAAGCCGGCGAAGCGGGCCTCGCCGAGGGCGTCACTCTCGTCCTCGAGGTCGACCATGAGCGGCGTCGCGCGACGCGCGCCAATCACTCTGCGACGCATATCCTGCATGAGGCGCTGCGGCGCGTGCTCGGCGATCACGTGCAGCAGAAGGGCTCTCTCGTGGCGCCGGATCGGCTGCGGTTCGATTTTACGCATCCAAAGCCAATGGCCCCCGAGGAGATTGCCGAAGTCGAGCGGCTCGCTAATGAGATCGTGCAGGACAATGCGTCGGTCGACACGCGCCTGATGGCGCAGGAAGAGGCGATCGCCTCCGGCGCCCGCGCGCTCTTCGGCGAAAAATACGGCGACGAGGTTCGTGTCGTCGCCATGGGCCGAAAAGAGGCGACGTCCGGCCATGCGTTCTCCATCGAGCTTTGCGGCGGCACCCATGTGCGGCGCACGGGGGACATCGGCCTTCTCAGCATCGTCTCGGAAGGCGCCGTCGCTTCAGGCGTGCGGCGGATCGAGGCGCGCACCGCGGAAGGCGCGCGCGTCGGTCTCGTGGCTCAGTCGAAGGCTCTCGCCGAGATCGCGAGCCTGATGCGCGCGCCGACCGAAGAAGCGCCTGCGCGGCTCGCGGCGCTTCTCGATGATCGCAAACGCCTGGAGCGCGAGCTCGCCGACGCCAAGCGCAAGCTCGCCATGGGCGGCGGCGACGGGGAGGCGAGTCAGCCGATTACCGAAGTCGCCGGGATCAAGCTCTTCTCGCGCGCGGTCACCGGGGTCGAGTCGAAAGACTTGAAGGGACTCGTCGACGAAGCGAAGAAATCGATCGGCTCGGGCGTCGTCGCGATCGCCAACAGCGCGCCTGACGGCAAGGTCGGCGTCGTCGTCGGGGTGACCGACGATCTGACCGGCCGCTTCAGCGCCGTCGACTTCGTTCGCCTCGCGGCCGAGAAGCTCGGCGGCAAAGGCGGCGGCGGGCGGCCCGATCTCGCGCAGGCAGGCGGTCCCGACGCTTCGGCGATCGATGCGGCGCTGGCTGCGATCGGCGAGGCGTTGCGCGCCAAGGCGGCGCAATAA